From a region of the Lepus europaeus isolate LE1 chromosome 17, mLepTim1.pri, whole genome shotgun sequence genome:
- the SAMD8 gene encoding sphingomyelin synthase-related protein 1 isoform X1 → MAGPNQLCIRRWTTKHVAVWLKDEGFFEYVDILCNKHRLDGITLLTLTEYDLRSPPLEIKVLGDIKRLMLSVRKLQKIHIDVLEEMGYNSDSPMGSMTPFISSLQSAEWLCNGDPSHDCDGLITDLNSDQYQYMNGKNKHSVRRLDPEYWKTILSCIYVFIVFGFTSFIMVIVHERVPDMQTYPPLPDIFLDSVPRIPWAFAMTEVCGMILCYIWLLVLLLHKHRSILLRRLCSLMGTVFLLRCFTMFVTSLSVPGQHLQCTGKIYGSVWEKLHRAFAIWSGFGMTLTGVHTCGDYMFSGHTVVLTMLNFFVTEYTPRSWNFLHTLSWVLNLFGIFFILAAHEHYSIDVFIAFYITTRLFLYYHTLANTRAYQQSRRARIWFPMFSFFECNVNGTVPNEYCWPFSKPAIMKRLIG, encoded by the exons ATGGCAGGTCCTAATCAACTCTGCATTCGCCGCTGGACCACCAagcacgtggctgtgtggctgaaGGATGAAGGCTTTTTTGAGTATGTGGACATTTTATGCAACAAACACCGACTTGATGGAATCACATTGCTAACATTGACTGAGTATGATCTCCGGTCTCCTCCTCTGGAAATCAAAGTCTTAGGGGACATTAAAAGGCTAATGCTTTCAGTTCGAAAATTGCAGAAAATACATATTGATGTTTTAGAAGAGATGGGCTACAACAGTGACAGTCCCATGGGTTCCATGACTCCTTTTATCAGTTCTCTTCAGAGTGCAGAGTGGCTCTGCAATGGAGACCCCTCCCACGACTGTGATGGACTCATCACTGACTTGAATTCTGATCAGTACCAGTACATGAATGGTAAAAACAAGCATTCTGTTCGAAGATTGGACCCAGAATACTGGAAGACCATCCTGAGttgtatatatgtttttattGTGTTTGGGTTTACATCTTTCATTATGGTTATAGTCCATGAGCGAGTGCCTGACATGCAGACCTATCCACCACTCCCAGATATATTCTTAGACAG TGTTCCTAGAATCCCGTGGGCCTTTGCCATGACAGAAGTTTGTGGCATGATTCTGTGCTATATTTGGCTCCTGGTTCTTCTTCTTCACAAGCACAG GTCAATACTTCTGCGAAGGCTTTGTAGCCTGATGGGCACTGTATTCTTGCTTCGCTGCTTTACCATGTTTGTGACCTCCCTCTCCGTGCCAGGACAGCATCTGCAGTGTACTGGAAAG ATATATGGCAGTGTATGGGAGAAATTACACCGTGCCTTTGCCATTTGGAGTGGCTTTGGTATGACCTTGACTGGCGTTCACACTTGTGGAGATTACATGTTCAGTGGCCACACAGTCGTCCTAACTATGTTGAATTTCTTTGTCACTGAAT ATacaccaagaagctggaatttcTTGCACACTTTATCCTGGGTTCTCAACCTCTTTGGAATCTTCTTCATCTTGGCTGCCCATGAACATTATTCCATTGATGTATTTATTGCCTTTTATATCACAACAAGACTCTTTTTGTACTACCATACTCTGGCCAATACCAGAGCATATCAGCAGAGTAGGAGAGCAAGGATTTGGTttcccatgttttctttttttgaatgcaACGTTAATGGCACAGTACCTAATGAATATTGTTGGCCATTTTCAAAACCAGCTATAATGAAAAGGCTGATTGGATGA
- the SAMD8 gene encoding sphingomyelin synthase-related protein 1 isoform X2 gives MAGPNQLCIRRWTTKHVAVWLKDEGFFEYVDILCNKHRLDGITLLTLTEYDLRSPPLEIKVLGDIKRLMLSVRKLQKIHIDVLEEMGYNSDSPMGSMTPFISSLQSAEWLCNGDPSHDCDGLITDLNSDQYQYMNGKNKHSVRRLDPEYWKTILSCIYVFIVFGFTSFIMVIVHERVPDMQTYPPLPDIFLDRSILLRRLCSLMGTVFLLRCFTMFVTSLSVPGQHLQCTGKIYGSVWEKLHRAFAIWSGFGMTLTGVHTCGDYMFSGHTVVLTMLNFFVTEYTPRSWNFLHTLSWVLNLFGIFFILAAHEHYSIDVFIAFYITTRLFLYYHTLANTRAYQQSRRARIWFPMFSFFECNVNGTVPNEYCWPFSKPAIMKRLIG, from the exons ATGGCAGGTCCTAATCAACTCTGCATTCGCCGCTGGACCACCAagcacgtggctgtgtggctgaaGGATGAAGGCTTTTTTGAGTATGTGGACATTTTATGCAACAAACACCGACTTGATGGAATCACATTGCTAACATTGACTGAGTATGATCTCCGGTCTCCTCCTCTGGAAATCAAAGTCTTAGGGGACATTAAAAGGCTAATGCTTTCAGTTCGAAAATTGCAGAAAATACATATTGATGTTTTAGAAGAGATGGGCTACAACAGTGACAGTCCCATGGGTTCCATGACTCCTTTTATCAGTTCTCTTCAGAGTGCAGAGTGGCTCTGCAATGGAGACCCCTCCCACGACTGTGATGGACTCATCACTGACTTGAATTCTGATCAGTACCAGTACATGAATGGTAAAAACAAGCATTCTGTTCGAAGATTGGACCCAGAATACTGGAAGACCATCCTGAGttgtatatatgtttttattGTGTTTGGGTTTACATCTTTCATTATGGTTATAGTCCATGAGCGAGTGCCTGACATGCAGACCTATCCACCACTCCCAGATATATTCTTAGACAG GTCAATACTTCTGCGAAGGCTTTGTAGCCTGATGGGCACTGTATTCTTGCTTCGCTGCTTTACCATGTTTGTGACCTCCCTCTCCGTGCCAGGACAGCATCTGCAGTGTACTGGAAAG ATATATGGCAGTGTATGGGAGAAATTACACCGTGCCTTTGCCATTTGGAGTGGCTTTGGTATGACCTTGACTGGCGTTCACACTTGTGGAGATTACATGTTCAGTGGCCACACAGTCGTCCTAACTATGTTGAATTTCTTTGTCACTGAAT ATacaccaagaagctggaatttcTTGCACACTTTATCCTGGGTTCTCAACCTCTTTGGAATCTTCTTCATCTTGGCTGCCCATGAACATTATTCCATTGATGTATTTATTGCCTTTTATATCACAACAAGACTCTTTTTGTACTACCATACTCTGGCCAATACCAGAGCATATCAGCAGAGTAGGAGAGCAAGGATTTGGTttcccatgttttctttttttgaatgcaACGTTAATGGCACAGTACCTAATGAATATTGTTGGCCATTTTCAAAACCAGCTATAATGAAAAGGCTGATTGGATGA